In one Desulfobotulus mexicanus genomic region, the following are encoded:
- a CDS encoding 1-acyl-sn-glycerol-3-phosphate acyltransferase — translation MSETPESGLPQKKRFFSLRKWSRDQMAHEKENRTSVLNRKAGWFSILIFRFFFRNIQTGPELKETMDRLPSDAIVLYATPRRSTLEFLFSWFRYQKMDMPAPRIGLDYKVIIFQSILRTIRIFFIQTLYLLTHFRFADPYTMGFYRNRLTEGHAGFIYLSSKKGFERRFLKSRTDAFSHLIDLQKITEKPLYIIPQTLFFGINPHRDTHSIMDLLFGSAEDPGKIRRLLTLMGRNNQKVFMDFSEPLCLKDFLAEPEIQRLSTENQTLQLRRRLQKTFTLHRQSITGPVLKQRTELIESILTSEKVQRILEEEVRESGKNLPAVRKKANDYLDEIAANYSMGWIKVYDLALTWMLKNIFEGISVDQQGLAKVRQAAKKGPLILVPCHKSHLDYLVLSYLFHHNKMPCPHIAAGKNLSFWPLGPIFRGGGAFFLRRTFKGNRLYARIFSTYVETLLSEGFNIEFFIEGGRSRTGKLLSPKMGLLSQTLSAYGKGVAPELSIVPISIGYDRVLEEKSYLHELGGGEKKPESMGQLVKARKSLKVRYGKVYVNFDTPMSLNNYFAEKNLNPAELDKEAHQEVCNDLAYRCLHSINQVSVATPYGIVAGALLNLFQPTIPYARLEEVMEAYLSYLYRMNVRMADTLQVNPDYALRQVAEAFVQRGFVDSATEISEDLRIVLNESKRPILDYYKNNVIAFFIPAAYTSLAILEQDALQFTSSDLHLTYAKLTEFFSDEFFQDPDRSAEVLVRKNLKAFIDDAILVPHPTLPDTYNVTASGLRKLKLFSAFLLTYLESYWVVLNFFMRYPKDTVDPKNRLKKIQAMGQRMSKRGEINRIEALSGVNYKNGLAYFLRSELEGSEDKEAIEAHANRIQHYINLIVT, via the coding sequence ACTCCCTCAAAAAAAACGTTTCTTTTCCCTGCGTAAATGGTCCAGGGATCAAATGGCCCATGAGAAGGAAAACCGTACCTCTGTTTTGAACAGAAAAGCAGGGTGGTTTTCCATCCTTATATTCCGGTTTTTTTTCCGTAACATCCAGACAGGACCTGAGCTGAAGGAAACCATGGATAGGCTTCCTTCGGATGCCATTGTTCTTTATGCAACTCCGCGACGCAGTACCCTGGAATTTCTCTTCTCCTGGTTCCGCTATCAGAAAATGGACATGCCAGCTCCACGCATCGGGCTGGATTACAAAGTAATTATTTTTCAGTCAATTCTCCGTACAATCCGGATTTTTTTTATACAGACACTTTACCTGCTAACCCATTTCCGTTTTGCCGACCCTTACACCATGGGATTTTACCGCAACCGTCTCACGGAAGGCCATGCTGGGTTTATCTATCTTTCCAGCAAAAAAGGTTTTGAGCGCCGCTTCTTAAAATCCAGAACCGATGCATTCAGCCACCTCATCGACCTGCAAAAAATTACAGAAAAACCCCTTTACATAATACCCCAAACCCTTTTCTTTGGCATTAACCCCCACAGGGACACCCATTCCATCATGGATCTTCTCTTTGGCTCTGCCGAAGATCCGGGAAAAATCCGGCGACTTCTGACCCTTATGGGCAGAAACAACCAAAAGGTTTTCATGGATTTCTCCGAACCTCTATGTCTGAAAGATTTTTTGGCAGAGCCGGAGATTCAGAGACTATCCACAGAAAACCAGACCCTTCAGCTTCGCAGAAGGCTTCAGAAAACATTCACTCTCCACCGCCAGAGCATCACCGGCCCTGTTCTTAAGCAACGGACAGAGCTGATTGAATCCATCCTCACCAGCGAAAAAGTGCAGCGCATCCTGGAAGAAGAAGTCAGGGAGTCCGGAAAAAACCTGCCGGCAGTAAGAAAAAAAGCCAATGACTACCTGGATGAAATTGCAGCCAACTATTCCATGGGGTGGATAAAGGTTTACGACCTTGCCCTGACCTGGATGCTCAAAAATATTTTTGAGGGAATCTCCGTGGATCAGCAAGGCCTGGCAAAAGTAAGGCAGGCTGCCAAAAAAGGCCCCCTGATTCTGGTGCCCTGCCATAAAAGTCATCTGGATTATCTTGTACTTTCATATCTGTTTCACCACAATAAAATGCCCTGTCCCCATATTGCTGCAGGCAAGAATTTAAGTTTCTGGCCCTTAGGCCCCATCTTCAGGGGCGGCGGTGCCTTTTTCCTCAGGCGCACCTTCAAAGGCAACCGTCTCTATGCCCGTATATTTTCCACCTATGTGGAAACACTCCTCTCAGAAGGCTTTAACATTGAATTTTTCATTGAAGGTGGCCGAAGCCGTACGGGCAAGCTTCTTTCCCCAAAAATGGGGCTACTTTCCCAGACCCTTTCTGCCTATGGTAAGGGCGTGGCTCCGGAATTGTCCATAGTTCCAATTTCCATCGGCTACGACCGCGTACTGGAAGAAAAATCCTACCTCCATGAACTGGGGGGCGGAGAAAAGAAACCCGAAAGCATGGGACAACTTGTAAAAGCCAGAAAATCGCTGAAAGTCCGCTACGGAAAAGTCTATGTGAACTTCGACACACCCATGTCCTTGAATAACTACTTTGCAGAAAAAAACCTCAACCCCGCTGAACTGGACAAAGAAGCCCATCAGGAGGTATGCAACGATCTTGCCTACCGCTGCCTCCACTCCATCAATCAGGTAAGCGTAGCCACACCCTATGGCATTGTGGCAGGAGCCCTGCTCAACCTTTTTCAGCCCACCATTCCCTATGCCCGACTGGAGGAGGTGATGGAAGCCTACCTTTCATACCTCTACCGTATGAATGTACGCATGGCAGACACCCTGCAGGTCAACCCCGACTACGCCCTGCGTCAGGTGGCCGAAGCCTTTGTACAGAGGGGCTTTGTGGACTCTGCCACGGAAATCAGCGAAGATCTGCGCATTGTACTCAATGAATCCAAAAGACCCATACTGGATTACTATAAAAACAATGTAATTGCCTTTTTTATACCTGCTGCCTACACATCCCTTGCCATTCTGGAACAGGATGCCCTGCAGTTCACCTCATCGGACCTGCACCTCACCTATGCCAAGCTTACAGAATTTTTCAGTGATGAATTTTTTCAGGATCCGGACCGCAGTGCCGAGGTACTTGTCCGCAAAAACCTCAAAGCCTTCATTGATGATGCCATACTGGTACCCCACCCAACCCTTCCGGACACCTATAATGTTACAGCTTCCGGACTGCGCAAACTCAAACTGTTTTCCGCCTTCCTTCTCACCTATCTGGAATCCTACTGGGTGGTACTCAACTTTTTCATGCGCTATCCCAAAGACACGGTGGACCCCAAAAATCGGCTTAAAAAAATCCAGGCCATGGGCCAGCGCATGAGCAAACGCGGAGAGATCAACCGGATTGAAGCCCTCTCCGGTGTCAATTACAAAAACGGCCTTGCCTACTTCCTGCGCTCAGAACTTGAAGGCTCCGAAGACAAGGAAGCCATAGAAGCCCATGCCAACCGCATACAACATTACATCAACCTTATAGTAACCTGA